GCGCCGGTGTCGACCAGGTGCTGCATTTCTTCGTCCGAGAAAGGCCCCATCTGTTCCTCTCCCCGCTTGTAGTACCATCGTTTCCCACTGTTCATGGATACCTCCCCGGTTCGGTTTTCTTTCTGTGTAAAAAGAGAATACCCTACCTGTCGTCTTTCTGTAAAGAGCGGTTTTTCCCTTGAACCCTTGAACCCTTGGCCCCTTGAATCCCGAAAAAGACAGCAACTTTTTCGGAGGTGAGCCTCTTGTTATAATCTCTCCCTTCCTTTAAGATTGACACCCGTGTCGTTTCGTTTTAGAACGGTCGGCCTTGAAAAAGAAAAAGATCGGCACATGATCGTTATGAAGAAAAAAAGCGTTCTGATCGGCATCAGCGGCGGTGTCGACAGCGCCGCTGCCGCTGCGCTCCTCATTGAGGGGGGCTTTCACGTGGAGGGACTGCACATAGAGAACGGATTCCCCGGCAGATCGGAGAGAGCCCTCCGCCAGATATCCGATCGGCTTCGTATTCCCATTCACCGTGTCGATGCATCATCACGATTCAGGCGTGAGATAGTCGATTATTTCATTTCAGAGTATGTCGAAGGACGGACACCGAATCCCTGCATCGTCTGCAACAAAAAGATAAAGTTTGCTCTGCTCATTGAAGAAGCCGCCGCCCGGGGGCTCGATCATTGCGCCACCGGCCATTATGCACGGATCGGCCGGAACGACGAAACCGGGGATTTGCACCTCCTGCGGGGCAGCGACAGCGCGAAGGACCAGTCCTACTTTCTTTTTGAACTGGGAAGAAAGGAACTGGAACTTCTTTTTTTCCCGAACGGGAATAAACGAAAACATTACATACAGCGGATCGCGCGTGATGCCGGCCTTGGTTCTCTCGCAGAACGGGAGAGCCAGGATATCTGCTTTATTCCTGATGATAATTACCGCCGTTTCTTGGAAAAGACCGTCGGTACCGCCGTGTTCTCGCCGGGGGTCATCGTGAACCGGCTCGGCGAGGTCGTCGGGAGACATCACGGCATTCACACGGTCACGATCGGCCAGCGAAAGGGTCTGAACATCGCTTCCGAGCGTCCCTATTACGTTATCGATATAGACAGGGCATCGAACACGGTCATCGTGGGCCGTGATGAAGACCAGTTCTTCGACGGCCTGATCGCCGGGAAGACATCCTGGAGCTCTCCCCTCAGGAAGGAGCGGTTTCCCCTGAGAGCGCGGGTACATATCAGATACCGTCATCGCGGGGTCGACGCGACGATCACACCCGTCCCCGATGATCCCGATCGAATTCTTGTCCGCTTTGATTCCCCGCAGAAGGCCGTAACGCCCGGTCAGGCGGCGGTTTTTTATAATGACGACGCCCTTCTCGGCGGAGGGTGGATCGTAGGGGGTGTCCGCTATGATTAGGGTCGCCATAACCACCCTGGGTTGCAAGGTCAACCACTTCGAATCGGCGGCGATCTCAGAAGCGGTGGCGGTGCGGGGACACGGCATCGTTCCCTTCGAGAACACGGCGGATGTGTACGTCATCAACACCTGTACGGTCACAGGAAACACGGATTACCAGTCACGGCAGCTTATCAGAAGGGCCTGGAGAAGGAACCCCGCGGCATCGATAATCGTCACCGGTTGCTACGCGCAGACGTCGCCCGACCTCCTTGCGACAATGCCGGGTGTGACATTCGTCGTTGGAACGGGTGACAAGAAGATGATTCCCGATCTTATCGGGGAGGCCACCATGAGACACAAGCGGGTCATCGTCTCCCCTGCCGCGGAGCTCAGTCGGTACTCCCATCTCCCCCTCTCCCGGGATTCCCGTCAGACTCGGGCTTTCCTCAAGATCCAGGACGGATGTCATTCCTTCTGCAGTTACTGCATCATCCCCTACGCACGGGGTCCAAGCAGGAGCCTTGCCGAAGCGACCGTCATTGATCAGGTACGGGCCCTCAAGGCCGGCGGCCACCGGGAGATCGTTCTCACCGGTATCCATCTCGGCATGTACGGGCTTGATCTCAGGCCGGCGACCGATCTGGTCCGCCTGCTCCGGAGAATAGAAGAGGAAACCGATGTGGAGCGACTCCGCATCAGTTCCATTGAACCCATGGAGGTAACGGACGAACTCATCGACCGCATGGAGAGTTCCAGGATACTCTGCCGGCACCTCCACATCCCGCTTCAGAGCGGGTGCGACAGGATCCTGTCCGCCATGAACCGGAACTACGACACTGACCGGTTCAGGAGACGGCTTGAAGATATATGCAGGGCGATTCCCGGTGTCGGCGTCGGAATAGATGTCATGGCCGGGTTTCCCGGGGAAGGAGAAGATGAGTTCCTGGCGACCAGGGAGTTTGTGGATTCCCTTTCGCTTTCATATCTCCATGTGTTTCCCTATTCCCGGCGTCCCGGCACCGTTGCCGCCGGCCTGCCCTGCCAGACGGAAGCAAGCGTAATAAAGGAACGGGCGCGGATACTCCGGGAAATCGGTTTCCGCAAGCGGCGCTCTTTCAATGAAAGTTTCAGGGGAAAGGTCCTTACGGTCCTGGTCGAGGAAAAGCGTGATCGAAAAGCGGGATTTTTCAGGGGGTACTCGGACAACTACATCCCCGTGCTCATCGAGAACGGAACAGCGGATATGACGAACCGCATAATGGCGGTCGAGGCAACGGGGACCAGGGATAATTCACTCGTCGGGAGGGCCGTCATCCATGGATAAGGAACGGATCGGCCTGCTCGGTACGCTTGAAACGATCATCCGTCATCATTTTAAGGACCTTGGCGTCCTCGAAGAAGCCCTTACACACCGGTCATACGTCAATGAATGTCCCGGGACGGATAAAACGGACAATGAGCGACTCGAATTCCTCGGTGACGCCGTCATTCAACTCTGCGTCAGCGAACTGCTGATGGAGGAATTGCCCGATTCGTCCGAGGGAGACCTGACGAAACTGCGGGCCGCATTGGTGAATGAGCGCCGACTTGCAGATGTGGCACAGGTGTTCGGATTGGGTGATTACCTTCACCTGGGAAAGGGCGAAGAGACTTCGGGAGGGCGCTGCAAAAACTCCATCCTGGCCAACACCTTCGAAGCGGTTGCCGGTGCCGTTTTTCTTGACGGCGGATATGACGGGGCCCTCTCCTTCATCAAAGTCGCCCTCACGGACATCATTCGTGAATTGATCCAGGAACCGTCCCATCAGAACTTCAAGTCCCTCCTCCAGGAACTGTCTCAGAGGGAATACCGGACGTCTCCCTGCTACGAGCTTCTCAGCGAAACCGGCCCCGACCATGAAAAAAACTTCGAGGTCCGCGTTTCCGTGGGTGAGCACCTTACCGCCGCCGGGTCGGGAAAGAGCAAAAAGAGTGCCGAACAGAACGCGGCGCGAAAGGCCTATCTTGCATTGGTCGAAAAAGAGTAGGTCAGCATTCATGAAAACATTGATCATCCCTATATTCGTTGTCTATAAAGGTTGTCCGAACCGTTGCGTGTACTGTAACGAGAGGATCACCGCAGGTTTACATCCCGACCGCATCACTCGTGACCGCTTCAGGATGATCGTCGACACCCATATCGCCGGGACGACACGGAATTACGGAAAGGTACAGGTGGCGTTCTACGGCGGCAATTTCACCGGCATGAGCATGGAATACCAGGAAGAACTCCTGGGATTTGCCGAAGAATACATTGCCGGAGGTGTGGTCGACTCCGTCAGGATATCGACCCGTCCCGATTATATCGATGAGGTGCGTCTTTCCCTCCTGAACGCTCACCACGTGCGGACCGTCGAGATCGGCGCCCAGTCACTCATCGATACCGTCCTTGAACGCTCCCGGCGTGGGCACTCGGCCGATCAGGTGCGTCAGGCAGTGTCCCTTCTGCGGGAACAGGGTTTTGAAACGGGAATGCACCTCATGGCGGGCCTCCCCGGTGACAGCGATGAGGGTTTTCGATACACCGTGGAGGAGACCATCAGGCTTGAACCGGATATGGTCCGTATTCACCCGACCGTGGTCCTGAAAGATACGGCACTTTCAAGATCTTACCAGGCAGGAGACTATCGCCCTCTCAGCATGGAAGATGCCGTAGGGCTCTGCAAATACGCACTGGTCCGTTTCAAGCAGGAAGGGATCTCCGTCATCCGGATCGGCCTGCAGACAACGAGCGACATGGAGATCGAGGGGAATATCGTGGCCGGGCCCCATCATCCCGCTTTTCGTTCCCTTGTTGAGGGAGCGCTCTTTCTTGACATGACGGTGCGCCTGCTTGCCCGGGGAGGGCTTACCGAAGGGACCGTCGAATTCCTCGTTTCCCCGCGGGACGAGTCACGCTTCAGGGGCATGAAGAACGGGAACATCGCATTCTTCAGGAACCGGTATCCCTACCTCTCTATCAGTCTCGCCGCGGACCCCGGCCTTCCGGGGGATTCGCTCGTCATGAAGGGTCCGCGGGGAATGCTGGCAATGGCCGTGAGTGACCTGCCGGTACAGGCATGATCTACCGCCCCGCCGCTCAACGGATCATAACGAACAACAACCAACCAGAATAAATATATTTATTGACATCTTCATTTATTTCATCTAAACACAACCGGTAAAGCATCCCGCAGGATATTCGGCACCGGGGTATGCGCCAAGAAGTTGGGTATCGACATTTTGAAGTAAAGCGGTAAGCCACCATGTTCCTTGGAATGTGATGGTCATGTTCTCTCAAAGTGCGATCCGACTTTGGAAAATCACAAGAAAGGAGAAAGTCGCCGATGATAGAGGGAACGGTAAAATGGTTTAACGAGCGCAAAGGTTATGGCTTCATCACAAAAGATGACGGAGAAGACATCTTTGTGCATCACACCGCCATCCAGTCCGAAGGTTTTAGAACCCTCCACGAAGGCCAGCGAGTCAGTTTCGAGATTGAACAGGGGCGAAAAGGACCGTCTGCTGTTAACGTTAAAACACTGTAAGATCAAGGGTGCGGGGACAAAGAGATAATCTCATTGCCGATGGGGTTATCTCTTTTTTTTGAATATCCCGCACGGTGGTGACATCTTGTTCTTCTAACAGTGTTATGCCGCCTTCGGCAGATGCGGGCCCTGCCAGATATCCGGTGTCAGCGGTGCAAGGCCCCAGGCCGCCCGGGCCTTGTCGCATAGAGGGTTATGGACACCGTTCATCCAGGATGGCGCGAAATCACGGCAAACCGACGAGCGGCGCTCATAGATCGTACAGAACACGCTCCCGCCGATGACACCTGAAAGAGCGCAGCAACGGGGATCGTTCCCGTTCGTGCCTCTCATGACATATCGAAAAGCATCGAATTTCTGAACCATCTCAAGGGGGACGGAGATATCATCTTCGCCCGCTTCGGCCCAGTAAAAAGAAGCTCGATAAAATGCACAACACGCCCCGCACTCGAGGCAGGGATTAATGCCGTCCATACAATCGATGTCGCCTCTCTTTCTTCAAACACCATCCGGTAATGCGACGCAAATATATGCCTTCTTTTTTTATTTGCAAGAGAATTGTTTCAATTGCATGTTGCCTGACCGGCATACCTTTTGAAACGGCCATTGAAACGTTTTCAGGGACCGGGGATCATGATTCGTGAACCGTGATTTGGGGTTCGTAATCCGTAATCCGCTAATCCATAATCCGCCCAAGCTAAAGAACAGTTGCCTTTTGTCAGCTCTTTGGATATGCAGGAACGTAACGGCAACGGGTCTGTGGTGTCTCCCGCGATCAATGAGGGCGGCCATGGCGGCAAAAAGAAATTTCTGGCGTGAAAAGTCACTGTGGGATATGACCACCGGGGAATGGGAGTCACTCTGTGACGGCTGCGGATGGTGCTGTCTGATCAAGATCGAGGATGATACGACACAAACCGTTCATTATACCGGTGTAGCCTGCAGGTTCCTCGATCTTGAGACCTGCCGGTGCACCTGTTACGAAAACAGGACCCGGCATGCTCAAGACTGCCTGGTGCTTGCTCCCGACATGATCGCCGAACTCACCTGGCTGCCTTCGACTTGCGCCTATCGCCTGATTTTTGAGGGACGCGACCTTCCCTGGTGGCACCATCTCGTAACAGGTGACCGGGAGACGGTCCACGATGCGGGTTTCTCCGTCCGTTCCGTGGCGATCAGTGAAAAATTCGTCAACCTCGCTGACCTGGAAGCCTATGTCCTTGACCGTCAAATATGACCCCATCAGGTGAATTCCACTGAAAAGAGTCGGCATGTCCCTGCTTCTGATCAATCCACCCATTGTGAAACCCTGCGAACCGCCGGCCGGTCTCGCATACCTGGCCGGCGCGCTGCATGCTCATTCTCTCCCCTACACCGTCCTTGACGCAAATATCGAGGGGATCCTCCACATCGCGGGCCTTCCCGCGATATCAGGCGATACCTGGACCCGACGGGCCGGCCGTCATGTTCAGCGAAACCTGAACGCCCTCAGGGATCGAAGGACCTTTGGAAATGTCGACCGCTACAAGCGTGCCGTCATTGATGTGAACAGGATTCTGCAGGTCAACACGGAGACCGGTGGGTTCCGCGTCACCCTGTCCAATTTCCAGGATTCCTTCCGTTCACCGCTGAGAAGCGCCGATCTCATGGAGAGCTTCAGGGAGTTCGAGAAAAACCCTTTCTTTTCCTATTTTCAGGAACGCTTTCAGCCCCTTCTCGAAAGGATCCGGCCGTCAATGGTGGGATTTTCTCTCAACTACCTGAGCCAGGCTTTGTGCACCTTCGCCATGATGGGATTTCTCAGGCATCTCCATCCCCGGGTGAAGATCCTCCTCGGCGGCGGGCTCGTGAATTCCTGGATGAAAAGCCCCGCCTGGTCCGACCCTTTCAGGGAGATCGTCGATCATTGTATCGCCGGTCCCGGAGAGGCCCCTCTGTTCGGCATTCTCGGCAAGGAACCGCCGGTGCGATCCTCAGCACCCCGCTATGACGATTTTCCCATCTCATCATACCTTTCCCCGGGGTTCATTCTGCCATACAGTGCCTCACGCGGATGTTACTGGCAGCAATGTTCGTTCTGTCCCGAACGGGCGGAAGGCAACTCCTTTGAACCCGTCCCTCCCTCACGGGTCATTTCCGACCTTCGCCGGCTCTCCGAAAAAACCGCCCCCGCACTGATCCATCTACTGGATAACTCTATACCCCCCACCCTGCTCAATATGCTGGCCGATACCCATCCCGGCGCTCCCTGGTTCGGCTTCGCCAGAATATCCAACATCCCGATCGACCTTGAATTCTGCAGGTCTCTGAAACGTTCGGGGTGTGTGATGCTGAAGCTTGGAGTGGAATCGGGAAGCCAAGAGGTCCTCGATGCCATGAACAAAGGGATCGACCTTCGAAAGGCTTCCGTGGTCCTGCGAAACCTTTCCGGAGCCGGCATCGCCACCTATGTCTACCTGCTGTT
The genomic region above belongs to Deltaproteobacteria bacterium and contains:
- a CDS encoding cold-shock protein, which encodes MIEGTVKWFNERKGYGFITKDDGEDIFVHHTAIQSEGFRTLHEGQRVSFEIEQGRKGPSAVNVKTL
- a CDS encoding YcgN family cysteine cluster protein; this translates as MAAKRNFWREKSLWDMTTGEWESLCDGCGWCCLIKIEDDTTQTVHYTGVACRFLDLETCRCTCYENRTRHAQDCLVLAPDMIAELTWLPSTCAYRLIFEGRDLPWWHHLVTGDRETVHDAGFSVRSVAISEKFVNLADLEAYVLDRQI
- a CDS encoding YkgJ family cysteine cluster protein, whose product is MDGINPCLECGACCAFYRASFYWAEAGEDDISVPLEMVQKFDAFRYVMRGTNGNDPRCCALSGVIGGSVFCTIYERRSSVCRDFAPSWMNGVHNPLCDKARAAWGLAPLTPDIWQGPHLPKAA
- the mtaB gene encoding tRNA (N(6)-L-threonylcarbamoyladenosine(37)-C(2))-methylthiotransferase MtaB; translated protein: MIRVAITTLGCKVNHFESAAISEAVAVRGHGIVPFENTADVYVINTCTVTGNTDYQSRQLIRRAWRRNPAASIIVTGCYAQTSPDLLATMPGVTFVVGTGDKKMIPDLIGEATMRHKRVIVSPAAELSRYSHLPLSRDSRQTRAFLKIQDGCHSFCSYCIIPYARGPSRSLAEATVIDQVRALKAGGHREIVLTGIHLGMYGLDLRPATDLVRLLRRIEEETDVERLRISSIEPMEVTDELIDRMESSRILCRHLHIPLQSGCDRILSAMNRNYDTDRFRRRLEDICRAIPGVGVGIDVMAGFPGEGEDEFLATREFVDSLSLSYLHVFPYSRRPGTVAAGLPCQTEASVIKERARILREIGFRKRRSFNESFRGKVLTVLVEEKRDRKAGFFRGYSDNYIPVLIENGTADMTNRIMAVEATGTRDNSLVGRAVIHG
- a CDS encoding radical SAM protein, with product MKTLIIPIFVVYKGCPNRCVYCNERITAGLHPDRITRDRFRMIVDTHIAGTTRNYGKVQVAFYGGNFTGMSMEYQEELLGFAEEYIAGGVVDSVRISTRPDYIDEVRLSLLNAHHVRTVEIGAQSLIDTVLERSRRGHSADQVRQAVSLLREQGFETGMHLMAGLPGDSDEGFRYTVEETIRLEPDMVRIHPTVVLKDTALSRSYQAGDYRPLSMEDAVGLCKYALVRFKQEGISVIRIGLQTTSDMEIEGNIVAGPHHPAFRSLVEGALFLDMTVRLLARGGLTEGTVEFLVSPRDESRFRGMKNGNIAFFRNRYPYLSISLAADPGLPGDSLVMKGPRGMLAMAVSDLPVQA
- a CDS encoding radical SAM protein, which codes for MLLINPPIVKPCEPPAGLAYLAGALHAHSLPYTVLDANIEGILHIAGLPAISGDTWTRRAGRHVQRNLNALRDRRTFGNVDRYKRAVIDVNRILQVNTETGGFRVTLSNFQDSFRSPLRSADLMESFREFEKNPFFSYFQERFQPLLERIRPSMVGFSLNYLSQALCTFAMMGFLRHLHPRVKILLGGGLVNSWMKSPAWSDPFREIVDHCIAGPGEAPLFGILGKEPPVRSSAPRYDDFPISSYLSPGFILPYSASRGCYWQQCSFCPERAEGNSFEPVPPSRVISDLRRLSEKTAPALIHLLDNSIPPTLLNMLADTHPGAPWFGFARISNIPIDLEFCRSLKRSGCVMLKLGVESGSQEVLDAMNKGIDLRKASVVLRNLSGAGIATYVYLLFGTPPESISEARETLAFTERHGDVIDFLNLAVFNLPAYGPDADVLHSDDFYEGDLTLYRRFSHPRGWDRPLVRKFLDTEFKNHPAVAKILRRDPPFFSSNHAPFIKRTD
- the rnc gene encoding ribonuclease III, giving the protein MDKERIGLLGTLETIIRHHFKDLGVLEEALTHRSYVNECPGTDKTDNERLEFLGDAVIQLCVSELLMEELPDSSEGDLTKLRAALVNERRLADVAQVFGLGDYLHLGKGEETSGGRCKNSILANTFEAVAGAVFLDGGYDGALSFIKVALTDIIRELIQEPSHQNFKSLLQELSQREYRTSPCYELLSETGPDHEKNFEVRVSVGEHLTAAGSGKSKKSAEQNAARKAYLALVEKE
- the mnmA gene encoding tRNA 2-thiouridine(34) synthase MnmA; the encoded protein is MIVMKKKSVLIGISGGVDSAAAAALLIEGGFHVEGLHIENGFPGRSERALRQISDRLRIPIHRVDASSRFRREIVDYFISEYVEGRTPNPCIVCNKKIKFALLIEEAAARGLDHCATGHYARIGRNDETGDLHLLRGSDSAKDQSYFLFELGRKELELLFFPNGNKRKHYIQRIARDAGLGSLAERESQDICFIPDDNYRRFLEKTVGTAVFSPGVIVNRLGEVVGRHHGIHTVTIGQRKGLNIASERPYYVIDIDRASNTVIVGRDEDQFFDGLIAGKTSWSSPLRKERFPLRARVHIRYRHRGVDATITPVPDDPDRILVRFDSPQKAVTPGQAAVFYNDDALLGGGWIVGGVRYD